CACCCCAGCGCCACGGTCACCAAATCGTCCGACCAGATGTCGGCGATATCCGTCACCTCATCCGTCATTTCGCCCTCGCGGAAGACGCGGTAGCGCGGCACGTCATGGCGGATGTCGATATCCTCTCCCAATGTGGGAAGCATCGGATCGCCGGTGTCGGACACGCCGACGACAGGACAGGGTTTCGGGTTCCGCTGGCAGAAGCGCAGGAAATCCAGCGCATAGCGTTCGGGCAGGATTGCAAGGTTGCACTGCAACTTGCCCGGTGCCAGCCCGGCGGTATGGCCCGCATAATGACCCGCGCGGATCGCCCTGCGCACGTCGGGCGCGGACAACCCCTTGAGGTCGGCGTAGGGAACGGTCTGGACGGTCATGGCAGCACCTCTCGCAACGTAGCTCAAGCATCACACGGCCATGCAATCCAATCAAATGATCATTTCTGATCAACACTGATAAAATTCAGTAATGCCTATCTGCTGTGCTCGGCGTCCCATGCCTGCGCCACCCGCTGCGCGATGCCCGCGCTGTTCTGAACCAGAAAACTGCGCGGTTCAGACAGGTAGGAGGCGGTAAAGGCCAGCGCTTCGGGGACGAAACCGGGGTCGAACTCGATCAACTCTCCGGCCTTCAGCATCGGCTCGGCGAGGGCGCGCGGGTACGGGCCGACAGCGATGCCCGCCGCGATGACCTTGAGGCTGGCCGAGAGGGAGGCAGAAGTATAGACCCGCACGCCCGGCCCCAGCCTGCGCGCGAGTTCCGACATCAGTTCCTGATAGGGCCGTGTCATGCTGGAGTAGGAGATCACCGGAATCGCGGTCAGATCGGTCTGCGGGTTCTGGGCCGAGCGGTACCAGTGCAGTGCAAACGGCGGCAGCGCCACATTCTCGACCGAGAATTCGGACACCGGCCCCATCAGGAACGCGAGATCCAGCCGCCGCTCCAGCAGGGCCGACCGCAGGTTGAGCGAAATATCCACCGTCAGGTCCACGTTCACCCGTGGATAGATTTCCGCAAAGGCCTTGAGGAAATCGGGCAGCCACGACTGGGCCACCGTCTCGGAGGCGCCCACGCGGAACAGGCCCTCGGTTTCCCTCGGATTGGCGACGCGCTGCTTTATCTCTTCCTCGACGAAGAGCATCTGTTCGGCATAGCCCAGGAGCAGCGTTCCGTGTTTGGTAAGCACCAGCGGCCCCGGTCCGCGTTCGATCAGCGGCACGCGCAATTCGTCCTCCAGCGTGGCGATGCGCGAGGAAACCGCGGGCTGTGACAGGTTCAGACGTTCTGCCGCGCGGCGAAAGCCGCCCAGACGGGCGACCAGAAAGAACGTGCGCAGCTGGTCAAATGTCATCTGGCGCGCCAATGAGAATCGCGCGGAAATCGTTCACATTTGTGCCGGTCGGCCCCGGCACGAACAGCGCGTCCGCCGCATGGAACGCGCCCCATGCATCGTTGTCGGCAAGCATGCGCGCGGGGTCATGCCCCGCGGCACGGATCGCCGCCGCCGTGCCCCCGTGGGCGAAGGCCCCGGCGTTGTCCTGCGATCCGTCTATGCCGTCGGTGTCGGCGGCCATCGCGTAGATGCCCCGCTGCCCTTCGATTCCCAACGCGAACGACAGAAGGAAGGCGGTGTTGCGCCCGCCGCGTCCGTCACGGTTGCGCAGCGTCACCGTCGTCTCGCCCCCCGACAGAATCACCACCGGCGCTGTGAACGGGCGGTTGTGCCGGACGACTTCGCGGGCGATGGCGGCGTGCATTTGGCCGATGACGTCGGCCTCGCCCTCGATCGCGTCGGACAGGATGACGGCGGGCACGCCCATCTGTGCGGCGCGCGCGGCCGCCGCCTCAAGCGACAGGCGCGCGGAGGCAATGATGCGGACCTCGTTGCGGGCAAAAACCGGATCGTCGGGCCGTGGCGCACGCGCGGCATCCGCGCCGAGATGCGCGACCAGCGCGGGCGGCAGAGCGATGCCGCGCGTTTCGATCAGGGCGCGGGCGCCTTCCAGCGTTACGGCATCGGGCACGGTGGGGCCGGAGGCCACCTGCGCGGGATCGTCGCCGGGCACATCGGACACGATCAGGCTGACCACCCGCGCCGGATGCGCCGCCGCCGCCAGGCGCCCGCCCTTTATCATGCTCGCGTGTTTGCGGATCGCGTTCATCACGCCGATGGGCGCCCCCGAAGCCAGCAGCGCGTCGTTCAGCGCGCGTTCATCCGCCAGCGTCAGACCCTCGGGTGGGGCCGGCAAAAGGGCCGAGCCGCCTCCGCAGACCAGCGCCACGACCAGATCGTCGGGGCCGAGGCCCGCAACGGCGTCGAAAAGCGCCTCTGTCGCTGCCAGACCGGCGGCATCGGGGACGGGATGCGCGGCTTCCATCACGCGGATGTGCCGTGTCGGGCAGGCGTAGCCGTAGCGCGTGACAACAACCCCTTCCACCGGCGCGCCCCACAGATCCTCGAACGCGGCGGCCAGTTGCGCCGCGCCCTTGCCCGCGCCCACGACCACGGTGCGCCCAGCCGGTCTGGGCGGCAGGTGCGGGCGCAGGGCGGTGCGTGCATCCGCCGCTGCCACGGCGGCCTCGAACAGCGTGGTCAGGAACGCGCGCTCGGTCATCCGCCGAACACCTCGCGCAGCGCGTTCTTCTGCACCTTGCCCATGGTGTTGCGGGGCAGTTCGGTGACGATCTCGTAGTGGCGGGGCTGTTTGAAGCGGGCGAGCGCACCGGCCACGGCGGCCTGCACGGCCTCAAGATCGATGCGGTCCCCCGGAGCCTGAACCAGCACGGCCAGAGGCACCTCGCCCAGATCCGCGTGGGGCACACCGATCACCGCGCTTTCCAGCACGCCGGGCTGTTCGTCGAGCACCAGTTCGATTTCCTTGGGGTAGACGTTGTAGCCGCCCGAGATGATCAGATCCTTGCCGCGCCCGACGATGGTGACATAGCCGTCCGCGTCCTGCACGCCGAGATCGCCGGTGATGAAGAACCCGTCGGGGCGGATTTCCTCGGCGGTTTTCTCGGGCATGTTCCAGTAGCCGTAAAAGACGTTCGGGCCGCGCACCTCGATCGTGCCGGTTTCGCCTTGGGGCAGTTCGGTGCCCTGCGCATCGCAGACCCTGAGTTCGACATCGGGCAGCGGCAGGCCCACGGTGCCGGCGCGGCGGTCGCCGTCGTATGGGTTGGAGGTGCTCATGTTGGTTTCGGTCATCCCGTAGCGTTCAAGGATGCGGTGGCCCGTGCGCCCCTCGAACTGGCGATGGGTTTCGGCCAGCAGCGGGGCCGAGCCGGAAATGAAGAGCCGCATGTTGGCGGTCAGATCCCGGTCGAAGCGGTCATCGTCCAGAAGACGGGTGTAGAAGGTCGGCACGCCCATCATCGCGGTGGCGCGCGGCATCCAGTCGATCAGCGCATCGATGTCGAGCTTGGGCAGGAAGACCATCGCGCCGCCCGCGATCAGCATCACGTTGCTGGCCACGAACAGCCCGTGGGTGTGAAAGATCGGCAGCGCGTGCAACAGCACATCGTCGGCGGTGAAGCGCCAGAGATCGGTCAGCGTCTGGGCGTTCGAAATCAGGTTGCCCTGGCTCAGCATCGCGCCCTTGGACCGTCCGGTCGTACCGGACGTATAAAGGAAAGCCGCGAGATCATCTGCCCCGCGTTCGACGGTTTCGTAGCTGTCGGATTGATCGTCCGCGATATCGCTGAGGCTGCCACCGGCCCCCGACAGCGTCGCGAAAGCGGCACCGGCTTTCGACGCGACATCCGCCAGATCGGGCCGCGCGGGATCGCCGACCAGAAGGGCGGCGCCGCTGTCCTCGACGAAATAGCTGAGTTCGGCCGCCGTGTAGGCAGTATTGAGCGGCAGAAAGATCGCACCCGATTGCGCACAGGCGGCGTAGAGCGCCAGCATGTCGGGGCATTTTTCGACCTGTACCGCCACCCGGTCGCCCGTCGCCACGCCGAATGCCGCAAGGGCGTGCGCCAGCTGCGCCGCCCGGCGCAGAAAGGCCGCGTGGGTGATTACCTCGCCATCCGGCAGGTGAAGGAACGGCGTCTGCCGGCCCGCGTGCGGGGCAAACAGCGTGTCGTATAGCGGGTTGGTCATGGCGGGACTCCTGAAATTTCCCGCATCTTAGACCAGCCTTTCGTCAGTGAAAATCGCGAGATTTCGGGATAACGCGCACATCGCGCGGATGCTTGCGCCCGCCGCCCACATGATTGGGCAGGGGATGTGTGGGATGGTCGCCGCGCGCGGCGGGTCCCGGCACCCGGTCTGCCGCCAGCGTGTCGAGCCGGTCGGTGCGGTCCTCAAGCCGGTCCGCGACGATGTGGATCACCCGCCCGTCCGTCTGCACCCGTCCGTGCACGACCAGCAGGCGCGCCTGCATGATGGTGGCGCGGCAGGTTTCGAACATCTTCGGCCAGATCACCAGATTGGCGACCCCGGCCTCGTCCTCGAGCGTGATGAAACACACGCCCTTGGCGCTGCCGGGTTTCTGCCGCACCAGCACCAGCCCCGCCAGCGACACCCGCGCCCCGTGCGCAAGATGGATCAGATCGTGCGTGCAGACATAGCCCTGCTTGCGCAGGCTGGGGCGGAAAAACCGCATCGGGTGCGCCTTCAGCGACAACCGCAGCGTCTGGTAATCCGCGACCACATGTTCGGCCTGCGCCATGGCGGGCAGCGTCACCGCGGGCTCCGCCCCCTCGCCCGCCGCTTCGGCGTGCTCGAAAAGCGCCAGCGCGGGCGCATCGCGCAGCCCCTGCGCCTGCCACAGCGCCTGCCGCCGGTC
Above is a genomic segment from Sulfitobacter sp. HNIBRBA3233 containing:
- a CDS encoding LysR family transcriptional regulator, giving the protein MTFDQLRTFFLVARLGGFRRAAERLNLSQPAVSSRIATLEDELRVPLIERGPGPLVLTKHGTLLLGYAEQMLFVEEEIKQRVANPRETEGLFRVGASETVAQSWLPDFLKAFAEIYPRVNVDLTVDISLNLRSALLERRLDLAFLMGPVSEFSVENVALPPFALHWYRSAQNPQTDLTAIPVISYSSMTRPYQELMSELARRLGPGVRVYTSASLSASLKVIAAGIAVGPYPRALAEPMLKAGELIEFDPGFVPEALAFTASYLSEPRSFLVQNSAGIAQRVAQAWDAEHSR
- a CDS encoding glycerate kinase type-2 family protein, which gives rise to MTERAFLTTLFEAAVAAADARTALRPHLPPRPAGRTVVVGAGKGAAQLAAAFEDLWGAPVEGVVVTRYGYACPTRHIRVMEAAHPVPDAAGLAATEALFDAVAGLGPDDLVVALVCGGGSALLPAPPEGLTLADERALNDALLASGAPIGVMNAIRKHASMIKGGRLAAAAHPARVVSLIVSDVPGDDPAQVASGPTVPDAVTLEGARALIETRGIALPPALVAHLGADAARAPRPDDPVFARNEVRIIASARLSLEAAAARAAQMGVPAVILSDAIEGEADVIGQMHAAIAREVVRHNRPFTAPVVILSGGETTVTLRNRDGRGGRNTAFLLSFALGIEGQRGIYAMAADTDGIDGSQDNAGAFAHGGTAAAIRAAGHDPARMLADNDAWGAFHAADALFVPGPTGTNVNDFRAILIGAPDDI
- a CDS encoding malonate--CoA ligase produces the protein MTNPLYDTLFAPHAGRQTPFLHLPDGEVITHAAFLRRAAQLAHALAAFGVATGDRVAVQVEKCPDMLALYAACAQSGAIFLPLNTAYTAAELSYFVEDSGAALLVGDPARPDLADVASKAGAAFATLSGAGGSLSDIADDQSDSYETVERGADDLAAFLYTSGTTGRSKGAMLSQGNLISNAQTLTDLWRFTADDVLLHALPIFHTHGLFVASNVMLIAGGAMVFLPKLDIDALIDWMPRATAMMGVPTFYTRLLDDDRFDRDLTANMRLFISGSAPLLAETHRQFEGRTGHRILERYGMTETNMSTSNPYDGDRRAGTVGLPLPDVELRVCDAQGTELPQGETGTIEVRGPNVFYGYWNMPEKTAEEIRPDGFFITGDLGVQDADGYVTIVGRGKDLIISGGYNVYPKEIELVLDEQPGVLESAVIGVPHADLGEVPLAVLVQAPGDRIDLEAVQAAVAGALARFKQPRHYEIVTELPRNTMGKVQKNALREVFGG